One genomic segment of Roseovarius carneus includes these proteins:
- a CDS encoding ABC transporter ATP-binding protein produces the protein MPKKKDVLLKIRNLKIQGYSDETWVDIIKGVDLTLHRGEVMGLIGESGAGKSTIGAAAMGYARDGTRITEDSTIEFDGMELTTATEGERRALRGSRIAYVAQSAAASFNPAHKIIDQHTEAPLQYRLKKRMEAQEDAVDLYNRLRLPNPAEIGFRYPHQVSGGQLQRAMTAMAMSCRPDLIIFDEPTTALDVTTQIEVLAAIRDIVEQFNTAALYITHDLAVVAQMADTIKVLLKGNEVEQASTEEMLKNPKEEYTKSLWAVRSFESPQRYRPKDGTPLITVKNVDAAYTAGPKILDGVSFDIYEGMTVAVVGESGSGKSTCARVITGLLPPQKGEILFKGESFPPDYRQRNKEQLRQCQMIYQMADTALNPKVKISEIIGRPAQFYSGLKGTALKARVDELLDLIELEPSKYYNRYPPELSGGQKQRIGIARALAAEPSFIVCDEVTSALDQLVAEGILRLLDRLQNELNLAYMFITHDLATVRSIADEVIVMQHGKVVEQGPKDDMFKPPHHPYTDLLLSSVPEMDPNWLTTLLEERGVDNLGDAAAAKISPGDKKIVT, from the coding sequence ATGCCTAAGAAAAAAGACGTCCTTCTGAAAATTCGCAATCTGAAGATTCAGGGCTATTCGGATGAAACATGGGTCGACATCATCAAAGGTGTCGATCTGACCCTCCACCGCGGCGAGGTCATGGGCCTCATCGGCGAGTCTGGCGCAGGTAAGTCCACGATCGGCGCGGCCGCCATGGGCTATGCCCGTGACGGCACGCGCATTACCGAGGACAGCACCATCGAGTTTGATGGGATGGAACTGACCACAGCCACCGAAGGTGAGCGGCGCGCTCTGCGCGGCAGCCGGATTGCTTATGTTGCGCAATCGGCAGCGGCCTCGTTCAACCCGGCGCACAAAATCATTGATCAGCATACTGAGGCCCCGCTTCAGTATCGCCTGAAAAAGCGGATGGAGGCGCAGGAAGACGCGGTTGATCTCTACAACCGTCTGCGCCTGCCCAACCCTGCCGAAATCGGCTTTCGCTATCCTCATCAGGTATCGGGTGGACAGTTGCAGCGCGCGATGACGGCCATGGCCATGTCGTGCCGTCCCGATCTCATCATCTTTGATGAGCCGACGACAGCGCTCGATGTGACCACCCAGATTGAGGTTCTGGCCGCAATCCGCGACATCGTGGAGCAGTTCAATACGGCGGCGCTCTACATCACCCATGACCTCGCGGTCGTGGCGCAGATGGCCGATACGATCAAGGTGCTGCTCAAGGGCAACGAGGTCGAGCAAGCCTCGACCGAGGAAATGCTGAAAAACCCCAAGGAGGAATATACCAAATCCCTCTGGGCGGTCCGCAGCTTCGAGAGCCCGCAACGATACCGTCCCAAGGATGGCACACCGCTTATCACGGTCAAGAATGTCGACGCGGCCTATACCGCTGGCCCCAAGATCCTCGATGGTGTCAGCTTTGATATCTATGAGGGGATGACTGTCGCGGTCGTGGGTGAATCCGGCTCGGGGAAATCCACCTGTGCGCGGGTGATCACCGGGCTATTGCCGCCGCAAAAGGGCGAGATCCTGTTCAAGGGCGAATCCTTCCCGCCGGATTATCGCCAGCGCAACAAAGAGCAGTTGCGCCAATGCCAGATGATTTATCAGATGGCCGATACCGCGCTGAACCCGAAGGTGAAAATCTCCGAGATCATCGGGCGTCCGGCGCAGTTCTATTCGGGCCTCAAGGGCACTGCCCTGAAGGCGCGGGTGGACGAGCTTCTCGATCTGATCGAGCTTGAGCCGTCAAAATACTACAACCGCTATCCGCCCGAGCTTTCGGGGGGGCAGAAGCAACGGATCGGGATCGCGCGCGCGCTTGCGGCGGAGCCGAGCTTCATCGTCTGTGACGAGGTTACATCGGCTCTTGATCAGCTTGTGGCGGAAGGCATCCTGCGTCTGTTGGACCGTCTGCAAAACGAGCTGAACCTTGCCTACATGTTCATCACACACGATCTGGCCACAGTGCGGTCGATCGCTGATGAGGTGATCGTGATGCAGCACGGCAAGGTCGTCGAGCAGGGGCCGAAGGACGACATGTTCAAGCCACCCCACCATCCCTATACGGACCTGTTGCTCAGTTCCGTGCCAGAGATGGACCCCAACTGGCTCACCACCCTTCTCGAAGAGCGGGGCGTGGACAATCTGGGCGATGCGGCTGCGGCCAAGATCAGCCCCGGTGACAAAAAAATCGTGACCTGA
- a CDS encoding ABC transporter permease, giving the protein MSIFVIGYYGLLLAGSCAASYFNQRSAFMLLFSLTLVSFVVGIIGGTGALRFIAICAGGLALAAMVSYAFREFLIAIVGTELAKELRTAPLTAAFGMFIIFVYAIAGVFAPWIAPYGEAEIITTAFAPADENLLLGADQLGRDMFSRLVYGTRNSVGLALTATCAAFIMGAGAGLLAATKGGWFDQLMGRFADVIMSIPSLIFALLMLSIFGPSMPVIIIAVSIIYAPRVFRLTRAVAGNVVVMDYIEAAKLRGEGTGYLIRREILPNSTAPLVAEFGLEFCFVFLLVAGLSFLGLGIQPPTADWGSMVRENATLISFGEITPLIPAAAIALLTVAVNFVVDWMLHRSSGLKE; this is encoded by the coding sequence ATGAGCATATTCGTCATTGGCTATTATGGCCTTCTTCTTGCCGGGTCCTGCGCGGCTTCGTATTTCAACCAAAGATCAGCGTTCATGCTGCTCTTCTCCCTCACTCTGGTGTCGTTTGTCGTCGGCATCATAGGTGGGACAGGCGCATTGCGGTTCATCGCGATTTGCGCAGGCGGTCTGGCCCTCGCGGCCATGGTGTCTTACGCCTTTCGCGAGTTTCTGATCGCCATCGTAGGAACCGAGCTGGCAAAGGAGCTGCGCACCGCGCCGCTCACCGCCGCTTTCGGGATGTTCATCATCTTCGTCTACGCCATCGCGGGCGTCTTCGCGCCCTGGATTGCACCTTATGGCGAGGCCGAGATCATCACCACGGCGTTTGCGCCTGCGGACGAAAATCTGCTTCTGGGCGCGGATCAGCTGGGCCGTGATATGTTCAGCCGTCTGGTTTACGGGACGCGCAACTCAGTGGGCCTCGCGCTTACCGCGACCTGTGCGGCCTTTATCATGGGGGCGGGGGCCGGTCTTCTGGCGGCCACGAAAGGGGGATGGTTCGATCAGCTGATGGGCCGGTTTGCCGATGTGATCATGTCGATCCCGTCGCTGATCTTCGCTCTGCTGATGCTCTCGATCTTTGGTCCGTCCATGCCCGTCATCATCATCGCGGTGTCGATCATCTACGCTCCGCGCGTCTTCCGCCTTACACGGGCGGTCGCGGGCAACGTGGTCGTGATGGACTATATTGAGGCGGCCAAACTGCGCGGCGAAGGCACCGGATATCTCATCCGGCGCGAGATCCTGCCGAACTCCACAGCCCCTCTGGTGGCTGAGTTCGGGCTGGAGTTCTGCTTCGTGTTCCTTTTGGTGGCGGGTCTGTCGTTTCTTGGTCTGGGGATCCAGCCACCGACGGCGGATTGGGGGTCCATGGTGCGCGAGAACGCAACCCTGATTTCATTCGGCGAGATAACACCGCTGATCCCTGCCGCCGCCATCGCGCTTTTGACCGTCGCGGTCAATTTCGTTGTGGATTGGATGCTGCACCGGTCGTCCGGTTTGAAGGAGTAA
- a CDS encoding ABC transporter permease yields MGDILGLVAKRLGLGVVILLIISVIIFFMVELLPGDIAEAVLGQGATEENLAAMREQMGLNKPAFVRYFEWLGGAIMFDFGSSIVTQEPVISVIGERFMNTLFLASYAAAIAVPFAIVLGVIVALLRNTIFDRVANVATLTSISSPEFFLGYILILFFSVKWGMFPAIASITDSMTFLELLERTFLPALTLVLVVVAHMMRMTRASIINLLASPYIEMARLKGTPPWKVIVKHALPNAWAPIINVVALNLAYLITGVVLVEVVFVYPGVGQALVDAVSKRDFPVVQACCLIFAATFILLNLAADVGAILTNPRLRHPK; encoded by the coding sequence ATGGGAGATATTCTGGGACTCGTTGCAAAACGGCTCGGACTGGGAGTGGTGATTTTGCTCATCATCTCCGTCATCATCTTTTTCATGGTTGAGCTTTTGCCCGGCGATATCGCCGAGGCGGTTCTTGGCCAGGGTGCAACCGAGGAAAACCTTGCCGCCATGCGCGAGCAGATGGGCCTCAATAAACCTGCCTTCGTGCGATATTTTGAGTGGCTCGGCGGCGCTATCATGTTTGATTTCGGCAGCTCAATTGTGACCCAAGAGCCCGTGATCAGCGTGATTGGCGAGCGGTTCATGAACACGCTTTTCCTTGCCTCCTACGCAGCGGCCATCGCGGTGCCCTTCGCCATCGTTCTGGGGGTGATCGTCGCCCTTCTGCGCAACACGATCTTTGATCGGGTGGCCAACGTGGCAACGCTCACCTCGATCTCCAGTCCCGAGTTTTTCCTCGGCTACATCCTGATCCTGTTCTTCTCGGTCAAGTGGGGCATGTTCCCCGCCATCGCGAGCATTACCGACAGCATGACCTTTCTGGAACTGCTGGAGCGCACATTCCTTCCCGCGCTGACGCTGGTTCTGGTGGTTGTGGCACACATGATGCGGATGACGCGCGCGTCGATCATCAACCTTCTGGCCTCGCCCTATATCGAGATGGCGCGCCTTAAGGGGACGCCACCCTGGAAGGTGATCGTCAAGCACGCATTGCCAAACGCATGGGCGCCGATCATCAACGTGGTGGCGCTGAACCTTGCCTATCTGATCACCGGTGTGGTGCTCGTGGAGGTGGTGTTCGTTTATCCCGGTGTGGGCCAAGCGCTTGTCGATGCGGTGTCCAAACGTGACTTCCCAGTGGTGCAGGCATGCTGCCTGATCTTCGCGGCGACCTTCATCTTGCTCAATCTTGCAGCAGATGTCGGTGCCATTCTCACCAACCCGCGCCTGCGGCATCCAAAGTAA
- a CDS encoding ABC transporter substrate-binding protein, which produces MTKVKDQMMLDRLAAAAREGSISRRSFMNYSMAAGLTTTTATGLWTTSAKAAPQRGGTWRLAQHDGNSSDTHDPGTYVTFAMINLAHAYRSFLTQIETDQSLGGDLASEWMSTPDAKEWTFKLKPGVFHSGKKMTAADVIASMNHHRGENSTSAATALLADVEDIVDNGDMSITFKLSAPNADLPWLLTDYHLCICPGKEDGTIDWQSGDGTGPYRLVENEFGVGARLARHEDWHGEGAYFDELEILIVNDPNARQTAVVTGDVDSASQMENKTLALLQRNQNLAVDNVPSAAAVTMPMLTGQAPFDNPDVRMALKLAIDRVEMNEKISFGAATIGNDFHHSPAMPYFPESIEQRTYDPDQARALLKKAGMEGLTVDLSTADSVTSGAVDAAVLYSEQAKAAGININVVREPNDGYYSDVWLKKPWCMVQWGARPTPDVMYSLAYKDDAAWNESQWQNARFNELLLMAKAELDDSKRAEMYTEMGQIARDDGGTVIPYFPNWVYARRTNVQTTGALAASWPMDGGRAAQRWWFEA; this is translated from the coding sequence ATGACAAAGGTCAAAGATCAAATGATGCTGGACCGTCTGGCCGCAGCTGCCCGCGAAGGCAGCATCTCGCGCCGGTCCTTTATGAATTATTCCATGGCCGCAGGTCTGACGACGACCACGGCCACCGGCCTGTGGACCACGTCAGCCAAGGCCGCGCCGCAACGTGGCGGCACATGGCGCCTCGCGCAGCATGACGGCAACTCGTCCGACACGCATGACCCCGGCACATATGTTACCTTCGCGATGATCAATCTGGCGCATGCCTACCGCTCATTTCTGACGCAGATTGAAACCGATCAAAGCCTCGGTGGCGATCTTGCCTCTGAATGGATGTCGACCCCGGACGCGAAAGAGTGGACATTCAAACTCAAGCCCGGCGTGTTCCACTCGGGCAAGAAGATGACGGCGGCGGATGTGATCGCGTCGATGAACCATCACCGTGGCGAAAATTCCACGTCGGCTGCAACGGCCCTTTTGGCCGATGTTGAGGACATTGTGGATAATGGCGATATGTCCATCACGTTCAAGCTGAGCGCGCCCAACGCGGATCTGCCATGGTTGCTGACGGATTATCACCTGTGCATTTGCCCCGGCAAAGAAGACGGCACGATTGATTGGCAGTCCGGCGACGGGACAGGCCCCTACCGCCTCGTTGAGAACGAATTTGGCGTGGGCGCACGCCTTGCGCGGCATGAAGATTGGCACGGCGAAGGTGCGTATTTCGATGAGCTGGAAATCCTCATCGTGAATGATCCCAACGCGCGTCAGACCGCCGTTGTGACCGGCGATGTCGACTCGGCCAGCCAAATGGAGAACAAGACGCTTGCCTTGCTCCAACGGAACCAGAATCTTGCGGTGGATAACGTGCCATCGGCGGCGGCGGTCACGATGCCCATGCTGACTGGGCAGGCGCCGTTCGACAATCCCGATGTGCGTATGGCGCTCAAGCTTGCGATTGACCGTGTGGAAATGAACGAAAAGATTTCCTTTGGCGCGGCAACGATCGGCAATGATTTCCACCATTCGCCCGCGATGCCCTATTTCCCCGAGAGCATTGAGCAGCGTACATATGATCCTGACCAAGCGCGTGCCTTGCTGAAGAAGGCTGGCATGGAAGGCCTCACAGTTGACCTGAGCACCGCTGATTCGGTGACATCGGGCGCGGTTGATGCGGCGGTTTTGTATTCAGAGCAGGCAAAGGCCGCCGGGATCAACATCAACGTCGTGCGTGAGCCAAACGATGGCTACTACTCCGATGTTTGGTTGAAAAAGCCATGGTGCATGGTCCAGTGGGGCGCACGCCCAACTCCGGATGTGATGTATTCGCTTGCTTATAAAGACGATGCAGCCTGGAACGAGAGCCAATGGCAAAACGCACGGTTCAATGAACTGCTGCTGATGGCCAAAGCAGAGCTGGACGATTCCAAGCGCGCCGAGATGTATACGGAAATGGGCCAAATTGCTCGGGACGATGGTGGCACAGTCATCCCCTACTTCCCCAACTGGGTTTATGCACGCCGCACGAACGTGCAGACCACAGGCGCTCTCGCGGCCAGCTGGCCGATGGACGGGGGCCGCGCGGCACAGCGCTGGTGGTTCGAGGCCTAA
- a CDS encoding replication-associated recombination protein A, translating to MSDLFDSGTPPEVSKAAPRPLADRLRPRSLGEVIGQAQLLGPEAPLGVMLGSGSLSSLVFWGPPGVGKTTIARLLADETDLHFVQISAIFTGVPDLKKVFEAARHRRSNGQGTLLFVDEIHRFNKAQQDGFLPHMEDGTILLVGATTENPSFELNAALLSRAQVLVLERLSLADLERLAQRAEQELGRSLPLDGPAREALLEMADGDGRALLNLVEQVAAWKTDAKLTSDALAKRLMKRAAKYDKSGDEHYNLISALHKSVRGSDPDAALYWLARMLTGGEDPRYLARRITRIAIEDIGLADPQAHTVCLNAWQTYERLGSPEGELALGQAVIYLALAPKSNAGYAGFKAAIRSAAATGSEPPPKHILNAPTGLMKEQGYGAGYAYDHDAEDGFSGQNYFPEAMERATLYDPVERGFERELKKRMAYFDKLRTRRG from the coding sequence ATGAGCGATCTTTTCGACTCTGGCACGCCGCCTGAGGTGTCAAAAGCCGCGCCGCGCCCTCTGGCAGACCGGCTTCGGCCGCGCAGCTTGGGTGAGGTAATCGGTCAGGCGCAGCTGCTTGGCCCCGAGGCACCGCTCGGTGTGATGCTTGGGTCGGGCAGTCTGTCGAGCCTTGTATTCTGGGGGCCGCCCGGTGTGGGCAAGACCACCATCGCGCGGCTTTTGGCGGATGAGACGGATTTGCATTTCGTGCAAATCAGCGCCATTTTCACCGGCGTGCCGGACCTCAAAAAGGTGTTTGAGGCCGCACGACACCGTCGCTCAAACGGGCAGGGGACGCTCCTCTTTGTCGACGAAATCCACCGTTTCAACAAGGCGCAGCAAGATGGCTTTCTGCCCCATATGGAAGATGGCACCATCCTTCTGGTCGGTGCCACGACGGAAAACCCGAGCTTTGAGCTGAACGCGGCGCTTTTAAGTCGCGCGCAGGTCCTTGTGCTGGAACGGCTGAGCCTTGCGGATCTGGAGCGGTTGGCGCAGCGCGCCGAGCAGGAGTTGGGCCGCAGCTTACCGCTTGATGGCCCTGCGCGCGAGGCGCTTCTGGAAATGGCCGATGGGGATGGTCGCGCGCTTTTGAACTTGGTTGAGCAGGTGGCGGCGTGGAAGACGGACGCAAAACTGACCTCTGACGCGTTGGCCAAGCGCCTGATGAAACGGGCCGCGAAATACGACAAATCCGGCGATGAGCATTACAATCTCATCTCCGCACTGCATAAATCCGTGCGCGGCTCGGACCCGGACGCGGCTCTTTATTGGCTCGCCCGGATGCTGACGGGCGGCGAGGACCCACGATACCTTGCTCGCCGCATCACCCGCATCGCGATCGAGGATATTGGCCTGGCGGACCCCCAGGCGCATACCGTGTGTCTCAACGCGTGGCAGACTTACGAGCGGCTGGGCAGCCCCGAGGGCGAACTTGCCTTGGGCCAAGCGGTGATCTATCTCGCCCTCGCGCCCAAATCCAACGCAGGTTACGCGGGCTTCAAGGCGGCCATACGAAGTGCGGCGGCCACAGGATCCGAGCCTCCGCCAAAGCACATCCTCAACGCGCCCACCGGGCTGATGAAAGAGCAGGGCTATGGCGCGGGCTACGCCTATGACCACGATGCCGAAGACGGGTTTTCAGGGCAGAACTATTTCCCCGAGGCGATGGAGCGCGCAACGTTGTATGATCCCGTGGAGCGCGGGTTTGAGCGCGAATTGAAGAAGCGCATGGCGTATTTTGACAAACTCCGTACCCGGCGCGGATGA
- the rplQ gene encoding 50S ribosomal protein L17, with the protein MRHARGYRRLNRTHEHRKALWANMAGSLIEHEQIKTTLPKAKELRRIIEKMITLGKRGDLHARRQAASQLKQDQYVTKLFGILGPRYKDRQGGYVRIIKAGFRYGDMAPMAIIEFVERDVDAKGKADKARVAAEDMAASEA; encoded by the coding sequence ATGCGTCACGCACGAGGTTACCGCCGCCTGAACCGAACCCATGAGCACCGCAAGGCGCTTTGGGCGAACATGGCCGGCTCGCTCATCGAACATGAGCAAATCAAGACCACCCTGCCCAAAGCGAAAGAGCTGCGCCGCATCATCGAGAAGATGATCACACTTGGCAAACGCGGCGATCTGCACGCCCGCCGTCAGGCCGCGAGCCAGCTCAAGCAGGACCAGTATGTCACCAAATTGTTCGGCATTCTTGGCCCCCGCTACAAGGACCGCCAGGGCGGCTACGTCCGCATCATCAAGGCCGGTTTCCGGTATGGTGACATGGCTCCGATGGCGATCATCGAGTTTGTGGAGCGCGATGTGGACGCCAAAGGCAAGGCCGACAAAGCCCGTGTCGCGGCCGAAGATATGGCAGCCTCTGAGGCGTAA
- a CDS encoding DNA-directed RNA polymerase subunit alpha: protein MIHKNWAELIKPTQLDVKPGNDPLRQATVMAEPLERGFGLTLGNALRRVLLSSLQGAAITSVQIDNVLHEFSSVAGVREDVTDMVLNLKGVAIRMEVEGPKRLSISAKGPGIVTAGDISDSAGIEVLNRDHVICHLDDGADLFMELTVNTGKGYVAADKNRPEDAPIGMIPVDAIYSPIRRVSYDVQPTREGQVLDYDKLTMKIETDGSITPDDAVAYAARILQDQLSIFVNFEEPESATRQDDDDGLEFNPLLLKKVDELELSVRSANCLKNDNIVYIGDLIQKTEAEMLRTPNFGRKSLNEIKEVLSGMGLHLGMDVEDWPPDNIEDLAKKFEDQF from the coding sequence ATGATCCATAAGAATTGGGCTGAACTTATCAAGCCAACCCAGCTGGACGTAAAGCCGGGCAATGACCCGCTGCGTCAAGCAACTGTGATGGCCGAGCCGCTTGAGCGCGGCTTTGGTCTGACACTTGGCAACGCGCTGCGCCGCGTGCTTTTGTCGTCGCTGCAAGGGGCCGCGATCACCTCGGTGCAGATCGACAACGTGCTGCACGAGTTCTCATCAGTGGCTGGCGTGCGCGAAGACGTGACCGACATGGTTCTGAACCTCAAAGGTGTCGCGATCCGTATGGAAGTTGAAGGGCCCAAGCGCCTGTCGATTTCGGCCAAGGGTCCGGGTATCGTGACCGCCGGGGATATCTCCGACAGCGCGGGCATCGAAGTGCTCAACCGTGATCATGTGATCTGCCACCTCGACGATGGTGCGGATCTCTTCATGGAGCTGACGGTCAACACCGGCAAAGGCTATGTCGCGGCCGACAAGAACCGCCCCGAGGACGCGCCCATCGGCATGATCCCCGTGGACGCCATCTACAGCCCGATCCGCCGGGTCAGCTATGATGTGCAGCCCACCCGTGAGGGTCAGGTGCTGGACTATGACAAGCTGACCATGAAGATCGAGACCGACGGATCGATTACGCCGGATGATGCCGTGGCCTATGCCGCGCGTATCCTGCAAGATCAGTTGAGCATCTTCGTGAACTTTGAAGAGCCTGAAAGCGCCACGCGTCAGGATGATGATGACGGTCTTGAGTTCAACCCGCTGTTGCTCAAGAAAGTCGACGAGCTTGAGCTGTCTGTGCGCTCGGCCAACTGCCTGAAGAACGACAATATCGTTTATATTGGCGATCTGATTCAGAAGACCGAAGCCGAAATGCTGCGCACGCCGAACTTTGGCCGCAAGTCTCTGAACGAGATCAAGGAAGTGCTCTCGGGCATGGGTCTGCATCTCGGGATGGATGTCGAAGACTGGCCGCCCGACAATATCGAAGATCTGGCCAAGAAGTTCGAAGACCAGTTCTAA
- the rpsK gene encoding 30S ribosomal protein S11 codes for MARDTKRTKKKVSKNIATGVAHVNSSFNNTKILISDVQGNAIAWSSAGTMGFKGSRKSTPYAAQMAAEDVGRKAQEHGMRTLEVEVQGPGSGRESALRALAAAGFNITSIRDVTPMAHNGCRPPKRRRV; via the coding sequence ATGGCACGCGATACCAAACGCACCAAGAAGAAGGTCTCCAAGAACATCGCCACTGGCGTTGCTCATGTGAACTCTTCGTTCAACAATACCAAGATCCTCATCTCCGACGTCCAGGGCAACGCGATCGCGTGGTCTTCGGCGGGCACGATGGGTTTCAAAGGCAGCCGTAAATCCACCCCCTACGCCGCGCAGATGGCCGCCGAAGATGTCGGCCGGAAGGCACAGGAGCACGGAATGCGCACGCTGGAAGTCGAAGTGCAAGGCCCAGGTTCTGGCCGCGAGTCCGCTCTGCGCGCTCTGGCGGCTGCCGGTTTCAACATCACCTCGATCCGTGATGTGACGCCAATGGCCCATAATGGTTGCCGCCCGCCAAAGCGTCGTCGGGTCTGA
- the rpsM gene encoding 30S ribosomal protein S13, whose amino-acid sequence MARIAGVNIPTHKRVPIALTYITGIGPSTAKTICESVNIDPSRRVNELSDAEVLSVREFIDANLTVEGDLRRDTQMNIKRLMDLGCYRGLRHRRNLPVRGQRTHTNARTRKGPAKAIAGKKK is encoded by the coding sequence TTGGCACGTATCGCCGGCGTTAACATCCCGACGCATAAACGCGTCCCGATCGCCCTGACCTACATCACCGGAATTGGCCCCTCGACCGCCAAGACCATCTGCGAATCCGTAAATATTGACCCAAGCCGCCGCGTAAACGAGCTGAGCGATGCCGAGGTCCTCTCGGTCCGCGAGTTCATTGATGCCAATCTGACCGTCGAAGGCGATCTGCGCCGCGACACCCAGATGAACATCAAGCGTCTGATGGATCTCGGTTGCTACCGTGGCCTGCGTCACCGCCGGAACCTTCCGGTGCGTGGTCAACGGACCCACACCAATGCCCGTACCCGCAAAGGCCCCGCAAAGGCCATTGCTGGCAAGAAGAAATAA
- a CDS encoding adenylate kinase yields MNIILLGPPGAGKGTQAHILVDERGMIQLSTGDMLRDAKDSGTEMGKVVADVMARGDLVTDEIVIGLIREKLQGEKGGGFIFDGFPRTLPQADALGELLAECGETLDAVIEMQVDDDALVGRITARSTCAGCGAVYNDVTKPIPADGVCTNCGEAKGFTRRADDNEESLKNRLMEYYKKTSPLIGYYYAKGMLQSVNGLGEIADVKSSIAGALDG; encoded by the coding sequence ATGAACATCATTCTTCTTGGGCCGCCCGGTGCCGGTAAAGGCACGCAGGCGCATATTCTCGTGGACGAGCGCGGCATGATCCAGCTGAGCACCGGCGATATGCTGCGCGATGCCAAGGACAGTGGCACCGAGATGGGCAAGGTTGTGGCCGACGTGATGGCGCGCGGCGATCTGGTGACCGATGAGATCGTGATCGGGCTGATCCGTGAGAAGCTGCAAGGCGAGAAGGGCGGCGGCTTCATCTTTGACGGCTTCCCCCGGACGTTGCCGCAGGCCGACGCGCTTGGGGAGCTTTTGGCCGAATGCGGTGAGACGCTTGATGCCGTGATCGAGATGCAGGTGGACGATGACGCTCTCGTGGGCCGCATCACCGCCCGCTCGACCTGTGCAGGCTGTGGCGCGGTTTATAATGACGTGACCAAGCCGATCCCGGCGGATGGTGTGTGCACCAATTGCGGTGAGGCGAAAGGCTTCACGCGCCGCGCGGATGACAATGAGGAAAGCCTCAAGAACCGCCTGATGGAATATTACAAGAAGACCTCGCCGCTCATTGGGTATTACTACGCCAAGGGGATGCTCCAATCCGTGAACGGACTGGGTGAGATTGCGGATGTTAAGTCCTCTATCGCGGGTGCTTTGGACGGTTAA